A section of the Canis lupus baileyi chromosome 5, mCanLup2.hap1, whole genome shotgun sequence genome encodes:
- the WAC gene encoding WW domain-containing adapter protein with coiled-coil isoform X1, with product MRDAADPSPPNKMLRRSDSPENKYSDGTGHSKAKNVHIHRVRERDGGTSYSPQENSHNHSALHSSNSHSSNPSNNPSKTSDTPYDSADDWSEHISSSGKKYYYNCRTEVSQWEKPKEWLEREQRQKEANKMAVNSFPKDRDYRREVMQATATSGFASGMEDKHSSDASSLLPQNILSQTSRHNDRDYRLPRAETHSSSTPVQHPIKPVVHPTATPSTLPSSPFTLQSDHQPKKSFDANGASTLSKLPTPTSSVPAQKTERKESAPGDKSVSHSCTTPSTSSASGLNPTSAPPTSASAIPVSPVPQSPIPPLLQDPNLLRQLLPALQATLQLNNSNVDISKINEVLTAAVTQASLQSIIHKFLTAGPSAFNITSLISQAAQLSTQAQPSNQSPMSLTSDASSPRSYVSPRISTPQTNTVPIKPLISTPPVSSQPKVSTPVVKQGPVSQSATQQPVTADKQQGHEPVSPRSLQRSNSQRSPSPGPNHTSSSNASNATVVPQNSSARPTCSLTPTLAAHFNENLIKHVQGWPADHAEKQASRLREEAHNMGSVHMSEICTELKNLRSLVRVCEIQATLREQRILFLRQQIKELEKLKNQNSFMV from the exons ggaCCAGTTACTCTCCACAAGAAAATTCACACAACCACAGTGCTCTTCATAGTTCAAATTCACATTCTTCTAATCCAAGCAATAATCCAAGCAAAACTTCAGATACA cctTATGATTCTGCAGATGACTGGTCTGAGCATATTAGCTCTTCTGGGAAAAAATACTACTACAATTGTCGAACCGAAGTTTCACAATGGGAAAAACCAAAAGAGTGGCTTGAAAG agaacagagacaaaaagaagcaaacaagatGGCGGTTAACAGCTTCCCAAAAGATAGGGATTACAGAAGGGAGGTGATGCAAGCAACAGCCACTAGTGGGTTTGCCAGTGGAA TGGAAGACAAGCATTCCAGTGATGCCAGTAGTTTGCTCCCACAGAATATTTTGTCTCAAACAAGCAGACACAATGACAGAGACTACAGACTGCCAAGAGCAGAGACTCACAGTAGTTCTACGCCAGTACAGCACCCCATCAAACCAGTGGTTCATCCAACTGCTACCCCAAGCACTCTTCCTTCTAGTCCATTTACGCTACAGTCTGATCACCAGCCAAAGAAATCATTTGATGCTAATGGAGCATCTACTTTATCAAAACTGCCTACACCCACATCTTCTGTCCCTgcacagaaaacagaaagaaaag AGTCTGCACCAGGAGACAAATCTGTATCACATTCTTGCACAACTCCTTCCACATCCTCTGCCTCTggactgaatcccacatctgCACCTCCAACATCTGCGTCAGCAATCCCTGTTTCTCCTGTTCCACAGTCACCGATACCTCCATTACTTCAGGACCCCAACCTTCTCAGACAGCTGCTTCCTGCTTTGCAAGCCACGCTGCAACTTAATAATTCTAATGTGGacatatccaaaataaatgaag TTCTTACAGCAGCTGTGACACAAGCCTCATTGCAGTCTATAATTCATAAGTTTCTTACTGCTGGACCATCTGCTTTCAACATAACTTCTTTGATTTCTCAAGCTGCTCAGCTCTCTACACAAG CTCAGCCATCTAATCAGTCTCCAATGTCTTTAACTTCTGATGCATCATCCCCAAGATCGTATGTGTCTCCAAGAATAAGCACACCTCAGACTAACACAGTCCCTATCAAACCTTTGATTAGTACTCCTCCTGTTTCATCACAGCCAAAG GTTAGTACTCCAGTAGTTAAGCAAGGACCGGTTTCACAATCGGCCACACAGCAGCCTGTAACTGCTGACAAACAGCAAGGTCATGAACCTGTCTCTCCTCGAAGTCTTCAGCGCTCAAA tagCCAGAGAAGTCCATCGCCTGGTCCAAATCATACTTCTAGTAGTAATGCATCAAACGCAACAGTTGTACCACAGAATTCATCTGCCCGACCTACATGTTCATTAACACCTACGCTAGCAGCACACTTCAATGAAAATCTCATAAAACATGTTCAAGGATGGCCTGCAGATCATGCAGAGAAGCAA gCATCAAGATTGCGAGAAGAAGCCCATAATATGGGAAGTGTTCACATGTCAGAAATTTgtactgaattaaaaaatttaagatcttTAGTCCGAGTATGTGAAATTCAAGCAACTTTGCGAGAGCAAAG GATACTATTTTTGAGACAACAAATTAAGGAACTTGAAAAGCTAAAAAATCAGAATTCCTTCATGGTGTGA
- the WAC gene encoding WW domain-containing adapter protein with coiled-coil isoform X2 — MRDAADPSPPNKMLRRSDSPENKYSDGTGHSKAKNVHIHRVRERDGGTSYSPQENSHNHSALHSSNSHSSNPSNNPSKTSDTPYDSADDWSEHISSSGKKYYYNCRTEVSQWEKPKEWLEREQRQKEANKMAVNSFPKDRDYRREVMQATATSGFASGKSAPGDKSVSHSCTTPSTSSASGLNPTSAPPTSASAIPVSPVPQSPIPPLLQDPNLLRQLLPALQATLQLNNSNVDISKINEVLTAAVTQASLQSIIHKFLTAGPSAFNITSLISQAAQLSTQAQPSNQSPMSLTSDASSPRSYVSPRISTPQTNTVPIKPLISTPPVSSQPKVSTPVVKQGPVSQSATQQPVTADKQQGHEPVSPRSLQRSNSQRSPSPGPNHTSSSNASNATVVPQNSSARPTCSLTPTLAAHFNENLIKHVQGWPADHAEKQASRLREEAHNMGSVHMSEICTELKNLRSLVRVCEIQATLREQRILFLRQQIKELEKLKNQNSFMV, encoded by the exons ggaCCAGTTACTCTCCACAAGAAAATTCACACAACCACAGTGCTCTTCATAGTTCAAATTCACATTCTTCTAATCCAAGCAATAATCCAAGCAAAACTTCAGATACA cctTATGATTCTGCAGATGACTGGTCTGAGCATATTAGCTCTTCTGGGAAAAAATACTACTACAATTGTCGAACCGAAGTTTCACAATGGGAAAAACCAAAAGAGTGGCTTGAAAG agaacagagacaaaaagaagcaaacaagatGGCGGTTAACAGCTTCCCAAAAGATAGGGATTACAGAAGGGAGGTGATGCAAGCAACAGCCACTAGTGGGTTTGCCAGTGGAA AGTCTGCACCAGGAGACAAATCTGTATCACATTCTTGCACAACTCCTTCCACATCCTCTGCCTCTggactgaatcccacatctgCACCTCCAACATCTGCGTCAGCAATCCCTGTTTCTCCTGTTCCACAGTCACCGATACCTCCATTACTTCAGGACCCCAACCTTCTCAGACAGCTGCTTCCTGCTTTGCAAGCCACGCTGCAACTTAATAATTCTAATGTGGacatatccaaaataaatgaag TTCTTACAGCAGCTGTGACACAAGCCTCATTGCAGTCTATAATTCATAAGTTTCTTACTGCTGGACCATCTGCTTTCAACATAACTTCTTTGATTTCTCAAGCTGCTCAGCTCTCTACACAAG CTCAGCCATCTAATCAGTCTCCAATGTCTTTAACTTCTGATGCATCATCCCCAAGATCGTATGTGTCTCCAAGAATAAGCACACCTCAGACTAACACAGTCCCTATCAAACCTTTGATTAGTACTCCTCCTGTTTCATCACAGCCAAAG GTTAGTACTCCAGTAGTTAAGCAAGGACCGGTTTCACAATCGGCCACACAGCAGCCTGTAACTGCTGACAAACAGCAAGGTCATGAACCTGTCTCTCCTCGAAGTCTTCAGCGCTCAAA tagCCAGAGAAGTCCATCGCCTGGTCCAAATCATACTTCTAGTAGTAATGCATCAAACGCAACAGTTGTACCACAGAATTCATCTGCCCGACCTACATGTTCATTAACACCTACGCTAGCAGCACACTTCAATGAAAATCTCATAAAACATGTTCAAGGATGGCCTGCAGATCATGCAGAGAAGCAA gCATCAAGATTGCGAGAAGAAGCCCATAATATGGGAAGTGTTCACATGTCAGAAATTTgtactgaattaaaaaatttaagatcttTAGTCCGAGTATGTGAAATTCAAGCAACTTTGCGAGAGCAAAG GATACTATTTTTGAGACAACAAATTAAGGAACTTGAAAAGCTAAAAAATCAGAATTCCTTCATGGTGTGA